The following proteins come from a genomic window of Lolium rigidum isolate FL_2022 chromosome 5, APGP_CSIRO_Lrig_0.1, whole genome shotgun sequence:
- the LOC124653290 gene encoding uncharacterized protein LOC124653290 encodes MRKRDLGILLLAAFAVFFSLQHEGDFSFREAWYHLSDDGYPIKHDADRLPPPLVADLNGDGRPEVLLPTHDATIQVLQPPPAHHTATTLDDFREARVMAEISLLPANVRVASGRRPVAMAVGTVDRSYQAAHVHKQVLVVVTSGWVVMCFDHNLKKLWEANLQDDFPHAARHREVAISVTNYTLKHGDAGLVILGGRMEMQHHSADLFEDFMTSEHSREEHRRSASEKQASEGSNVDVRHFALYAFAGRTGSLRWSRKNENIQSQPSDASVMIPQHNYKLDVHALNSRHPGEYECREFRESVLGAMPHHWDRREDTSLHLAQFKKHKRKQLKKTQGKNVLNNVHKPSEHNPPGKDDTTRLSKAIGKAADLAGSAKGKKSLNRLYVPTITNHTQVWWVPNVVVAHEKEGIEAIHLASGRTICKLHLTEGGLHADINGDGVLDHVQVVGANGAEQTVVSGSMEVLKPCWAVATSGVPVREQLFNVSICHYNHYNLFHHGDFSRSFGRTFDPSGLEVATPILLQRDDGHKHRRGSHGDIIFLTSRGEVTSYSPGLLGHDAMWRWQLSTGATWSNLPSPSGMMENIVVPTLKAFSLWAYDPKQVIIAGGDQEAVVISPSGSLLASIELPAPPTHALILEDFSGDGLTDVILVTSGGVYGFVQTRQPGALFFSTLVGCLIVVIGVIFVSLHLNSPNGGKPRSSSGHR; translated from the exons ATGAGGAAGCGGGACCTGggcatcctcctcctcgccgccttcgccgtcttcttctccctccag CACGAGGGCGATTTCTCGTTCCGGGAGGCGTGGTACCACCTCTCGGACGACGGCTACCCGATCAAGCACGACGCcgaccgcctcccgccgccgctcgtcGCCGACCTCAACGGCGATGGCAGGCCCGAGGTCCTGCTCCCCACCCACGACGCCACGATCCAGGTCCTCCAGCCCCCGCCAGCGCACCACACTGCCACGACCCTCGACGACTTCCGCGAGGCGCGCGTCATGGCCGAGATCTCCCTCCTCCCCGCCAACGTCCGCGTCGCCTCGGGCAGGCGCCCGGTGGCCATGGCCGTCGGCACCGTCGACCGCTCCTACCAGGCCGCCCACGTCCACAAGcaggtcctcgtcgtcgtcacctCCGGATGGGTCGTCATGTGCTTCGACCACAACCTCAAGAAACTGTGGGAGGCCAACCTGCAGGACGACTTCCCCCATGCCGCGCGCCATCGTGAGGTCGCCATATCTGTAACCAATTACACACTCAAGCATGGAGATGCTGGCCTTGTCATCCTCGGAGGACGGATGGAGATGCAACATCAC TCGGCAGATCTTTTTGAGGACTTTATGACCTCTGAACACAGCAGGGAAGAGCACCGTAGAAGTGCTAGTGAGAAACAG GCTTCCGAGGGCAGCAATGTAGACGTGCGTCATTTTGCGCTTTATGCCTTTGCTGGTCGTACTGGCTCATTGAGATGGAGCCGGAAGAATGAG AACATCCAGTCACAGCCATCAGATGCTTCAGTGATGATACCACAACACAATTACAAGCTTGATGTTCACGCCCTTAATAGCCGCCATCCTGGTGAG TATGAATGCCGGGAATTCAGAGAATCAGTTCTCGGTGCCATGCCTCATCATTGG GATAGGAGAGAGGACACTTCCCTACACCTTGCACAATTTAAGAAGCATAAAAGGAAACAGTTAAAGAAAACACAAGGAAAAAATGTTTTGAATAACGTGCACAAGCCCAGTGAACATAATCCACCCGGAAAGGATGATACTACTAGACTAAGCAAAGCGATCGGGAAAGCTGCAGATCTGGCTGGGTCAGCTAAAGGGAAAAAG TCTCTTAACAGGCTTTATGTTCCTACAATCACAAACCATACTCAAGTTTGGTGGGTTCCTAATGTTGTTGTTGCACATGAAAAGGAAGGGATTGAGGCTATTCATCTAGCATCTGGACGTACAATTTGCAAG CTTCATTTGACTGAAGGAGGTCTTCATGCAGATATTAATGGAGATGGAGTTCTAGATCATGTTCAG GTTGTCGGTGCAAATGGTGCTGAGCAAACTGTTGTTAGTGGGTCCATGGAAGTGCTAAAACCCTGTTGGGCAGTTGCTACATCGGGTGTACCTGTCCGGGAGCAACTTTTCAATGTTTCTATCTGCCATTACAACCATTACAATCTGTTCCATCATGGTGACTTCTCAAGAAGTTTTGGGAGGACATTTGATCCAAGTGGCTTAGAGGTGGCAACCCCTATTCTGCTACAGAGAGATGATGGTCATAAACACAGAAGAGGAAGTCACGGTGATATCATCTTCCTAACAAGCCGGGGAGAG GTGACCTCGTACTCTCCAGGACTACTTGGTCATGACGCCATGTGGAGATGGCAACTATCAACGGGCGCAACATGGTCCAACCTTCCATCTCCATCTGGGATGATGGAGAACATCGTGGTTCCTACACTCAAGGCCTTCTCTCTGTGGGCGTACGACCCGAAACAGGTGATCATTGCGGGCGGCGACCAGGAGGCCGTGGTGATCTCTCCTTCTGGCAGCTTACTGGCATCCATCGAACTCCCAGCGCCTCCGACCCACGCGCTGATCCTCGAGGATTTCTCGGGCGATGGTCTAACCGATGTGATTCTGGTGACGTCTGGGGGAGTGTATGGTTTTGTGCAGACGAGGCAGCCTGGGGCGCTCTTCTTCAGCACACTTGTCGGCTGCCTGATAGTCGTGATTGGAGTGATATTCGTTTCTCTGCACCTGAACTCGCCAAATGGTGGTAAACCCAGGTCGTCGAGTGGCCACCGGTGA